The following are encoded together in the Anaeromyxobacter diazotrophicus genome:
- the nusA gene encoding transcription termination factor NusA, which yields MQQTVNLNLILDQVAKDKGIERATLVAILEEAIAMAAKKHFGIERNLKAHYDDEKGQIDLFQVLTIVADPTPEAPLPDPTNMIPLAVANEKGIEVEVGDELDFPIYYRPEDEVEAKAQDEQWGDLLKLKTFRRSFGRIAAQTAKQVMIQGTRNAERENVFNEYKDRKGEVITGIVRRFERGNVIVDLGRAEAVLPVREQVPRESYRAGDRIQAFVLDVLRESKGPQIILSRASVELLKRLFEMEVPEIAEGVVVIEAAAREPGGRAKIAVSSRDSDVDPVGACVGMKGSRVQAVVQELRGEKIDIVPWNDDPARFVCNALAPAEVSRVLMDEQNRAMEIIVPDDQLSLAIGRRGQNVRLASQLTSWKLDINSESRVKEMREFATQSFNAIEIPENLQEMLYSHGFRKAQDLANASPEMLTQFPGFTMDMIPDLQKRAREQAVVDTEEEIRLEQEREAARLAEARRHPDELSQDERLARVRGVGEKTIDQLKRAGYTTVEAIHNEADVMKLGESTDLGVKKARQIKHAVGVYLEEEAKLRTELNAERAAAGTGGSPV from the coding sequence ATGCAGCAGACCGTGAACCTGAACCTCATCCTCGACCAGGTGGCGAAGGACAAGGGCATCGAGCGCGCGACGCTCGTGGCCATCCTCGAGGAGGCCATCGCCATGGCCGCCAAGAAGCACTTCGGGATCGAGCGCAACCTCAAGGCGCACTACGACGACGAGAAGGGGCAGATCGACCTGTTCCAGGTGCTCACGATCGTCGCCGACCCCACGCCGGAGGCGCCGCTCCCTGACCCCACCAACATGATCCCGCTCGCGGTCGCGAACGAGAAGGGGATCGAGGTGGAGGTCGGCGACGAGCTCGACTTCCCCATCTACTACCGCCCCGAGGACGAGGTGGAGGCGAAGGCGCAGGACGAGCAGTGGGGCGACCTCCTCAAGCTCAAGACCTTCCGCCGCTCCTTCGGCCGCATCGCCGCCCAGACGGCGAAGCAGGTCATGATCCAGGGCACGCGCAACGCCGAGCGCGAGAACGTCTTCAACGAGTACAAGGACCGCAAGGGCGAGGTCATCACCGGCATCGTCCGGCGCTTCGAGCGCGGCAACGTCATCGTCGACCTCGGCCGGGCCGAGGCGGTGTTGCCGGTCCGCGAGCAGGTGCCGCGCGAGAGCTACCGCGCCGGCGACCGCATCCAGGCGTTCGTGCTCGACGTGCTGCGCGAGTCGAAGGGGCCGCAGATCATCCTGTCCCGCGCCTCGGTGGAGCTGCTCAAGCGGCTCTTCGAGATGGAGGTGCCGGAGATCGCCGAGGGCGTGGTGGTGATCGAGGCCGCCGCCCGCGAGCCGGGCGGGCGCGCCAAGATCGCGGTCAGCTCGCGCGACTCGGACGTCGACCCGGTCGGCGCCTGCGTCGGCATGAAGGGCAGCCGCGTGCAGGCGGTGGTCCAGGAGCTGCGCGGCGAGAAGATCGACATCGTGCCGTGGAACGACGATCCGGCCCGCTTCGTCTGCAACGCGCTGGCGCCGGCCGAGGTCTCGCGCGTCCTCATGGACGAGCAGAACCGGGCCATGGAGATCATCGTCCCCGACGATCAGCTCTCGCTCGCCATCGGGCGGCGCGGGCAGAACGTCCGGCTCGCGTCCCAGCTCACGAGCTGGAAGCTCGACATCAACAGCGAGTCGCGCGTGAAGGAGATGCGCGAGTTCGCCACCCAGAGCTTCAACGCCATCGAGATCCCCGAGAACCTGCAGGAGATGCTCTACTCCCACGGGTTCCGGAAGGCGCAGGACCTCGCCAACGCCTCCCCCGAGATGCTGACGCAGTTCCCGGGCTTCACGATGGACATGATCCCGGACCTGCAGAAGCGCGCCCGCGAGCAGGCGGTGGTGGACACCGAGGAGGAGATCCGGCTCGAGCAGGAGCGGGAGGCCGCCCGCCTGGCCGAGGCGCGCCGCCACCCCGACGAGCTCTCGCAGGACGAGCGGCTCGCCCGCGTGCGCGGCGTCGGCGAGAAGACCATCGACCAGCTCAAGCGCGCCGGGTACACCACCGTCGAGGCGATCCACAACGAGGCCGACGTCATGAAGCTCGGCGAGTCGACCGACCTCGGGGTCAAGAAGGCGCGCCAGATCAAGCACGCGGTGGGCGTCTACCTCGAGGAGGAGGCGAAGCTGCGCACGG
- the rimP gene encoding ribosome maturation factor RimP, translated as MTAIGSESVADQARRLLEPVIAREGFELVEVEWGREGSSWVLRLFVDRPGGVTIDHCQELSRTIEPILDVEDFIEPAYALEVSSPGLDRPLRKPADFERFAGQRVQVKTYGPIDTPAGPRKNWSGTLKGFKDGAVELDVDGTVHRIPHDRIAKAHLEYDFEADLKRKE; from the coding sequence ATGACCGCCATTGGCTCAGAGTCCGTCGCCGACCAGGCCCGCCGCCTGCTCGAGCCCGTCATCGCGCGCGAGGGCTTCGAGCTCGTCGAGGTGGAGTGGGGGCGCGAGGGGTCGAGCTGGGTGCTGCGGCTGTTCGTGGACCGGCCGGGCGGCGTCACCATCGACCACTGCCAGGAGCTGTCGCGCACCATCGAGCCCATCCTCGACGTCGAGGACTTCATCGAGCCGGCCTACGCGCTCGAGGTGAGCTCGCCCGGCCTCGACCGGCCGCTCCGGAAGCCCGCCGACTTCGAGCGCTTCGCCGGGCAGCGGGTGCAGGTGAAGACGTACGGCCCCATCGACACGCCGGCGGGGCCCCGCAAGAACTGGTCCGGCACGCTCAAGGGATTCAAGGACGGCGCCGTCGAGCTCGACGTGGACGGGACGGTGCACCGCATCCCGCACGACCGCATCGCCAAGGCGCACCTCGAGTACGACTTCGAGGCCGACCTGAAGAGGAAGGAGTAG
- a CDS encoding TlyA family RNA methyltransferase — protein MRKQRIDLLLVEQGLAASRTQAQALVMAGAVVAGEQRVDKPGQLVDPALPLRVKDDAAPQKYVSRGALKLERALAEFPVDPRGKVCADLGASTGGFTDLLLQRGAAKVFAVDVGYGQLHPRLRGDPRVVVRERENARHLDASSLGGPVDLVTGDLSFISLRLVLPAVRALLRPGGAAVLLVKPQFEVGKGEVGKGGVVRDDAQRREALEQVKAAARALGFEVTGEAESPIEGPAGNREWLLGLALGGG, from the coding sequence GTGCGCAAGCAACGCATCGACCTCCTCCTGGTCGAGCAGGGGCTCGCCGCGTCCCGGACGCAGGCGCAGGCGCTCGTCATGGCGGGGGCGGTGGTGGCGGGCGAGCAGCGGGTCGACAAGCCGGGCCAGCTCGTCGACCCGGCGCTGCCCTTGCGGGTGAAGGACGACGCGGCGCCGCAGAAGTACGTCTCGCGGGGCGCGCTCAAGCTCGAGCGCGCGCTGGCGGAGTTCCCGGTCGATCCCCGCGGGAAGGTGTGCGCGGACCTCGGCGCCTCCACCGGCGGGTTCACGGATCTCCTCCTGCAGCGCGGCGCGGCCAAGGTGTTCGCGGTGGACGTGGGGTACGGGCAGCTCCACCCGCGCCTGCGCGGCGATCCCCGGGTGGTCGTCCGCGAGCGCGAGAACGCGCGCCACCTCGACGCCAGCTCCCTCGGCGGGCCGGTGGACCTCGTCACCGGCGACCTGTCGTTCATCTCGCTCCGGCTGGTGCTGCCGGCCGTGCGGGCGCTGCTCCGGCCGGGCGGCGCCGCGGTGCTGCTCGTGAAGCCGCAGTTCGAGGTGGGCAAGGGCGAGGTGGGGAAGGGGGGCGTGGTGCGCGACGACGCCCAGCGCCGGGAGGCGCTCGAGCAGGTGAAGGCGGCGGCCCGCGCGCTCGGGTTCGAGGTCACCGGCGAGGCCGAGTCGCCCATCGAAGGGCCGGCCGGGAACCGCGAGTGGCTGCTCGGGCTCGCGCTCGGGGGAGGGTAG